The following coding sequences are from one Mesorhizobium onobrychidis window:
- a CDS encoding CarD family transcriptional regulator, which produces MATITPQKKSSAARHGFKTGEYIVYPAHGVGQIVSIDEQEVAGHKLELFVIDFQKDKMRLKVPVAKATSIGMRKLSEEDYVDRALKVVQGRARVKRTMWSRRAQEYDAKINSGDLISISEVVRDLYRADNQPEQSYSERQLYEAALDRMAREIAAVNRMSETEAVRLIEVNLNKGPKRGAKADNEEAEQEEAA; this is translated from the coding sequence ATGGCAACAATCACCCCGCAGAAGAAGTCCAGCGCAGCGCGTCACGGTTTTAAGACCGGCGAGTACATCGTCTATCCGGCGCATGGCGTCGGCCAGATCGTCTCGATCGATGAGCAGGAAGTTGCGGGCCACAAGCTGGAACTGTTCGTCATCGACTTCCAGAAGGACAAGATGCGTCTGAAAGTGCCGGTTGCCAAGGCGACCTCCATCGGCATGCGCAAGCTGTCGGAAGAGGATTATGTCGATCGCGCGCTGAAGGTCGTGCAGGGCCGCGCCCGCGTCAAGCGCACCATGTGGTCGCGCCGCGCCCAGGAATATGATGCGAAGATCAATTCCGGCGACCTGATCTCGATCTCCGAAGTGGTGCGCGACCTCTACCGCGCCGACAACCAGCCGGAGCAGTCCTATTCCGAGCGCCAGCTTTATGAGGCGGCACTCGACCGCATGGCGCGCGAGATCGCGGCCGTCAACCGCATGTCGGAAACCGAAGCGGTGCGCCTCATCGAGGTGAATCTCAACAAGGGTCCGAAGCGCGGCGCCAAGGCCGACAACGAAGAAGCCGAGCAGGAAGAAGCAGCCTGA
- the fdxA gene encoding ferredoxin FdxA, whose protein sequence is MTYVVTDNCIKCKYMDCIEVCPVDCFYEGENMLVIHPDECIDCGVCEPECPADAIKPDTEPGLDKWLQINTEYADKWPNITAKKEPPADAKSFDGEAGKFEKYFSHEPGEGD, encoded by the coding sequence ATGACCTATGTCGTGACCGACAATTGCATAAAATGCAAATACATGGACTGCATCGAGGTCTGTCCGGTCGACTGTTTCTACGAAGGCGAGAACATGCTCGTCATCCATCCCGACGAATGCATCGACTGCGGCGTCTGCGAACCGGAATGCCCGGCCGACGCGATCAAGCCCGACACCGAGCCGGGTCTCGACAAATGGCTGCAGATCAACACCGAATACGCTGATAAATGGCCCAACATCACCGCCAAGAAGGAGCCTCCGGCCGACGCCAAATCCTTCGATGGCGAGGCCGGCAAGTTTGAGAAATATTTCTCCCACGAGCCCGGCGAGGGCGACTGA
- a CDS encoding RNA-binding S4 domain-containing protein: MVAEGRQRIDKWLFFSRAVKSRSLAAKLVVAGRVRINRDKAAQASDLVRAGDVLTITLERRIFVWKVLGTGSRRGPAEEARMLYEDMSPPPAPKGEAVADAIPALRDAGSGRPTKKERRETDRLFGDD; this comes from the coding sequence ATGGTCGCCGAAGGCCGCCAGCGCATCGACAAATGGCTGTTCTTTTCGCGTGCGGTGAAATCGCGCTCGCTGGCAGCGAAGCTGGTGGTGGCCGGACGCGTCCGCATCAATCGCGACAAAGCAGCGCAGGCCTCCGATCTGGTCCGGGCCGGCGATGTCCTGACCATCACTCTCGAGCGGCGCATCTTCGTCTGGAAGGTGCTCGGCACGGGAAGCCGGCGCGGCCCTGCCGAAGAAGCGCGCATGCTCTACGAGGATATGTCGCCGCCGCCCGCGCCGAAGGGCGAGGCCGTTGCCGATGCGATTCCCGCGCTGCGCGATGCCGGCAGCGGCCGCCCGACCAAGAAGGAACGCCGGGAGACCGACCGGTTGTTCGGCGACGACTGA